A single Alcanivorax borkumensis SK2 DNA region contains:
- a CDS encoding glycosyltransferase family 4 protein produces MKLAFVLFEYFPFGGLQRDMLAIAQASVARGHQVTIFTRDWDGEKPTDITVHLLPVTAGSNHRRDVQFAGQVSELWADFDLRVGFNKMPGLDWYYAADGCLSERYSWPRSWLPRYRSKLDMEHAVFAQDSTTRILSISPPQKSLFQDHYGTAEQRFVDLPPGIRRDRVLPECYESVRMAHREKLDLADQESMLLFVGSGFRTKGLDRAIHVLAALPGAQLFVVGDDRPERFAALARRLGVMSRLHFMGGQDNVPEWLWSADLLLHLAYAENTGTVLLEAAIAGLPVLTTQACGYSPYIEQAAMGQVMNDNASLAMMALAAKGLLMQGRDDWRQRGRAFAASADIYDLVEHAVSAVEAGDGGEQE; encoded by the coding sequence ATGAAGCTGGCGTTTGTGCTGTTCGAGTATTTCCCGTTCGGCGGGTTGCAACGGGATATGTTGGCTATTGCCCAAGCCTCTGTGGCACGGGGTCATCAGGTCACCATTTTTACCCGAGACTGGGACGGTGAAAAACCAACGGATATTACTGTGCATTTGTTGCCGGTGACGGCCGGCAGCAATCACCGGCGTGACGTGCAGTTTGCAGGCCAGGTGAGTGAGTTGTGGGCGGATTTTGACCTGAGAGTAGGGTTTAACAAAATGCCTGGGCTGGATTGGTATTATGCTGCGGATGGCTGTCTTTCCGAGCGTTACTCTTGGCCGCGTTCCTGGTTACCGCGTTATCGCAGCAAACTGGATATGGAGCATGCGGTTTTTGCACAGGATAGCACTACTCGTATTTTGTCCATTTCTCCGCCCCAGAAATCCCTGTTTCAGGATCACTACGGTACCGCCGAACAACGATTTGTCGATTTGCCACCAGGCATTCGCCGTGACCGGGTGCTGCCTGAGTGTTATGAGTCGGTGCGTATGGCGCATCGGGAAAAATTGGATCTGGCTGATCAGGAATCGATGCTGTTGTTTGTGGGTTCCGGTTTTCGTACCAAGGGCCTGGATCGTGCCATTCATGTGCTGGCGGCGCTGCCAGGGGCGCAACTGTTTGTAGTGGGCGATGACCGCCCTGAGCGTTTTGCCGCGCTGGCGCGCCGGCTGGGTGTAATGTCGCGCCTGCATTTCATGGGTGGGCAGGACAATGTGCCGGAGTGGCTCTGGTCTGCGGATTTGCTGCTGCATCTCGCCTATGCGGAAAACACCGGGACGGTATTACTTGAGGCTGCCATTGCCGGGTTGCCGGTTTTGACCACGCAGGCATGCGGCTATTCACCGTACATCGAGCAGGCGGCCATGGGCCAGGTAATGAATGACAATGCGTCGCTTGCCATGATGGCCTTGGCAGCCAAGGGGCTTCTGATGCAGGGGCGTGATGACTGGCGGCAACGGGGACGGGCATTTGCGGCCAGTGCAGATATTTATGACCTGGTGGAGCATGCGGTGTCCGCAGTGGAAGCGGGCGACGGCGGGGAGCAGGAATGA
- a CDS encoding branched-chain amino acid transaminase codes for MSMAVRDGFIWLDGELVPWQEAKVHVLTHTLHYGMGVFEGVRAYETAKGPAIFRLQDHTDRFFNSAHILNMKLPYTKEQINEAHLSAIRENNLPHAYLRPMAFYGSEGMGLRAHNLKVHVMVAAWEWPSYMSPEALELGIKVRTSSYTRHHVNITMCKAKANGNYMNSMLALNEALSGGADEALLLDNEGYVAEGSGENVFLVRDGIIYTPELTSCLDGITRKTIMQLAEERGYPVREKRITRDELYIADEAFFTGTAAEVMPIRELDGRIIGAGKRGPVTEQLQAVYFDLVRGKLDDDYGDWLTYVS; via the coding sequence ATGTCGATGGCTGTAAGAGACGGTTTTATCTGGTTGGATGGCGAGCTGGTTCCCTGGCAAGAGGCCAAGGTTCACGTGCTGACGCATACCCTGCATTACGGCATGGGCGTGTTTGAAGGCGTGCGTGCCTATGAGACAGCAAAAGGGCCGGCTATTTTCCGCCTGCAGGATCACACCGACCGGTTTTTCAACAGTGCGCATATCCTCAACATGAAGCTGCCCTATACCAAGGAGCAGATCAACGAGGCGCATCTGTCGGCGATTCGCGAAAATAATCTGCCCCACGCCTACCTGCGCCCGATGGCGTTTTACGGCAGTGAAGGCATGGGCCTGCGTGCCCACAACCTGAAAGTGCACGTGATGGTGGCCGCCTGGGAATGGCCGTCCTACATGTCGCCGGAGGCGCTGGAGCTGGGCATCAAGGTGCGTACCTCCAGCTACACGCGTCACCATGTGAACATCACCATGTGCAAGGCGAAAGCCAACGGCAACTACATGAACTCCATGCTGGCGCTGAACGAAGCCCTGTCCGGTGGCGCCGATGAAGCCTTGCTGCTGGATAACGAGGGTTATGTGGCAGAAGGCTCCGGTGAGAATGTGTTCCTGGTTCGCGACGGTATCATTTACACCCCGGAACTGACCTCTTGCCTGGATGGCATTACCCGCAAAACCATCATGCAACTGGCCGAAGAGCGTGGTTATCCGGTGCGAGAGAAGCGCATCACCCGTGACGAGCTCTACATTGCCGACGAAGCCTTCTTCACCGGCACCGCCGCTGAAGTGATGCCGATTCGCGAACTGGATGGCCGTATCATCGGTGCCGGCAAGCGAGGCCCGGTGACTGAACAGCTGCAGGCGGTGTATTTCGATCTGGTGCGCGGCAAACTGGATGACGACTACGGAGACTGGCTCACTTACGTGAGCTAA
- the waaF gene encoding lipopolysaccharide heptosyltransferase II — translation MPATLTDSPSAILVVGPSWVGDMVMAQTLFSELRHQYPDCAIDVLAPTWCRPLLSRMPEVREALALPFDHGDLRLGERHALGKSLRGHYQQSYVLPNSLKSALVPFSAKVPVRTGWRGEMRYGLLNDVRKLDKERYPLMVQRFVALALPEGAPVPGLDEITAPHLQVSDDSRNGAMAAHNLNLDRPVLGLCPGAEFGPAKRWPEHHYAAVAQHWIERGGQVWIFGSGKDQPVADVIVGALENGADEHAVVLAGNTSLEQAVDLLSATMAVVSNDSGLMHIAAALKRPLVAVYGSTSPGFTPPLGDRVAVVRLGLECSPCFERECPLGHLNCLRQLPPMKVIDSLGILVGDE, via the coding sequence ATGCCGGCTACCTTGACCGACTCGCCCTCCGCCATCCTTGTCGTCGGCCCGTCCTGGGTCGGCGACATGGTGATGGCGCAAACGCTGTTTTCCGAACTGCGTCATCAATACCCCGATTGTGCTATCGATGTGCTGGCGCCGACCTGGTGTCGGCCGCTGCTGTCACGCATGCCGGAAGTGCGTGAGGCGCTGGCGTTGCCGTTTGATCATGGCGATTTGCGTCTTGGTGAGCGGCACGCATTGGGGAAATCCCTGCGCGGCCACTATCAGCAAAGTTATGTGCTGCCCAATTCGCTCAAGTCTGCGCTGGTACCGTTTTCGGCGAAAGTTCCGGTGCGCACCGGCTGGCGCGGCGAAATGCGTTATGGCCTGCTCAACGATGTGCGCAAGCTGGACAAGGAGCGCTACCCCTTGATGGTGCAGCGTTTTGTGGCGCTGGCATTGCCGGAAGGTGCGCCGGTTCCGGGGCTGGATGAGATTACCGCTCCACACTTGCAGGTCAGCGACGATTCCCGCAATGGGGCCATGGCGGCGCATAATCTCAACCTGGACCGCCCGGTGCTGGGGCTGTGCCCTGGTGCGGAGTTCGGCCCGGCCAAACGCTGGCCGGAGCATCATTATGCCGCAGTGGCCCAGCACTGGATTGAGCGTGGCGGGCAGGTGTGGATCTTCGGTTCCGGGAAAGACCAGCCCGTGGCGGATGTGATCGTCGGGGCACTGGAGAACGGTGCGGATGAGCATGCGGTGGTGCTGGCGGGGAATACGTCCCTGGAGCAGGCCGTGGATTTGCTGTCAGCGACCATGGCGGTGGTCAGCAATGATTCTGGCTTGATGCATATTGCGGCTGCACTGAAGCGGCCATTGGTAGCCGTATACGGTTCTACATCTCCCGGTTTTACGCCGCCCTTGGGGGATCGGGTAGCAGTGGTACGATTGGGGTTGGAGTGTAGCCCCTGTTTCGAGCGTGAATGCCCGCTGGGCCACCTGAATTGTTTGCGTCAGTTGCCGCCCATGAAGGTGATTGACTCGTTGGGGATATTGGTAGGAGATGAGTAA
- the glnE gene encoding bifunctional [glutamate--ammonia ligase]-adenylyl-L-tyrosine phosphorylase/[glutamate--ammonia-ligase] adenylyltransferase, giving the protein MSEPQYDSLPDELSVLVSQHWQHFIESGHRIPDALLVDLPRVWAGSDYVAAQFQRDPGLGEWLQASDLTQALAPASLKEEVRALLAECDDEDSLKRALRRLRHRHMVRIIWRDLARIGDYHSAVADLSLLADTLIDEALTVLYGWACERCGTPLGPDGTPVRLVVLAMGKLGAHELNLSSDIDLIFAYEHEGEIEGERRALTHHQFFVRLGQQLIKALDQTTADGFVFRVDMRLRPWGKSGVLAIGFDAMEGYYETQGREWERYALIKMRPMAGDLEAGGRLIKRLNPFVYRRYIDYGAFQSLREMKSLIEREVNRKGMQADVKLGAGGIREVEFIVQAFQLIRGGQLPDLREPNLIKVLPQLVALELLPEDVADELTEAYLFLRDVEHRLQAVADKQTQRLPDDELGWQRLTYAMGFSARAAFERKLRRYRESVRHHFSQVIADPEQETDAAQGADQELLDLWLGALDEDAAQAQLSAIGVLDAQAVYARLSDFRDSRAVENMQAISRQRLDRLMPLMLEALGYQGHGDTTAGRLIAFVEAVLRRSAYIALLVENPSALTQLVKLSGASPWIAERLTRHPVLLDELLDVRTLYSPPERAELDDELRQQLLRVAEDDLEQQMEVLRNFKQAHLLRVAASEVTEVLPLMKVSDYLTWLAESILNQVVMLAWEPMVERHGRPSRDDGQPCSPDFVVVGYGKLGGIELGHNSDLDLVFLHDAASGGMTDGEKPVSNEQFYARLGQRIVHIISTRTMSGQLYEVDTRLRPSGSAGLLVSSMDAFEKYQRNDAWTWEHQALVRARVVAGCNRARERFNDIRHQVLCDPRPKDKLREDVLAMRSKMVNHLADKRSDTFHLKQDPGGIVDIEFMVQYGVLRWASSHGELTRFTDNVRLLETLAALDIMSAQDAGLLREAYLAYRSAAHRASLRKEKSIVDDTQFRDLREGVRTIWKHWFDL; this is encoded by the coding sequence ATGAGTGAACCCCAATACGATTCTCTGCCGGATGAACTGTCGGTGCTGGTTAGTCAGCACTGGCAGCATTTTATTGAATCTGGACACCGTATCCCCGATGCCTTGTTGGTCGATCTGCCCCGTGTGTGGGCAGGATCGGACTATGTTGCTGCTCAGTTTCAGCGAGATCCGGGGCTGGGGGAGTGGCTGCAGGCCAGTGATCTAACCCAAGCTCTGGCGCCTGCGTCCTTGAAAGAAGAAGTGCGCGCGCTGTTGGCTGAATGTGATGATGAAGACAGCCTCAAGCGGGCCCTGCGCCGTTTGCGTCACCGCCACATGGTGCGCATTATTTGGCGGGACCTGGCCAGGATAGGCGATTACCACAGTGCCGTGGCCGACTTGTCGCTGCTGGCCGATACGCTCATTGATGAAGCGCTGACCGTATTGTATGGCTGGGCCTGTGAGCGTTGCGGCACCCCGCTGGGGCCGGATGGCACGCCGGTCCGGCTGGTGGTGCTGGCCATGGGCAAGCTGGGCGCTCACGAGTTGAATTTGTCTTCCGATATCGACCTGATTTTTGCCTACGAGCACGAGGGTGAAATCGAAGGTGAACGCCGGGCGCTAACCCACCACCAATTCTTTGTGCGTTTGGGCCAGCAGTTAATTAAGGCGCTGGATCAGACAACCGCAGACGGCTTCGTTTTCCGGGTGGATATGCGTCTGCGCCCTTGGGGCAAGAGCGGTGTTTTGGCCATCGGCTTCGATGCCATGGAGGGTTACTACGAAACCCAGGGCCGCGAATGGGAGCGCTATGCGCTGATCAAGATGCGCCCGATGGCGGGCGATTTGGAGGCCGGCGGCCGCTTGATCAAACGCTTAAACCCCTTTGTCTATCGTCGTTATATCGACTACGGCGCGTTCCAGTCCCTGCGAGAAATGAAATCCCTGATCGAGAGGGAAGTGAATCGTAAGGGGATGCAGGCGGATGTGAAGCTGGGTGCAGGCGGCATTCGTGAAGTGGAATTTATTGTTCAGGCATTCCAGCTGATTCGCGGTGGCCAGTTGCCTGATCTACGTGAGCCGAATTTAATCAAAGTGCTGCCACAGCTGGTGGCGCTGGAGCTGTTGCCCGAAGATGTGGCCGACGAGTTGACTGAGGCGTATCTGTTTCTGCGCGATGTGGAGCATCGTTTGCAGGCGGTGGCGGATAAGCAGACTCAGCGGCTGCCCGATGATGAGCTGGGCTGGCAGCGCTTGACCTATGCCATGGGCTTTTCTGCTCGGGCAGCGTTTGAGCGCAAGCTGCGTCGCTACCGGGAAAGTGTGCGCCATCATTTTAGCCAAGTGATTGCCGACCCGGAACAGGAAACCGATGCTGCCCAAGGTGCTGATCAAGAGCTGCTCGATTTGTGGTTGGGGGCGTTGGATGAGGATGCAGCGCAGGCTCAACTCAGTGCTATCGGGGTGCTGGATGCTCAGGCTGTGTACGCTAGGCTGAGCGACTTCCGCGATAGCCGAGCGGTGGAGAATATGCAGGCCATCAGCCGGCAGCGGCTGGATCGGTTGATGCCATTAATGCTCGAAGCGCTGGGTTACCAGGGGCACGGTGATACGACAGCGGGGCGCTTGATCGCTTTTGTGGAGGCGGTGCTGCGCCGCAGCGCCTACATAGCCTTGTTGGTGGAAAACCCCAGCGCATTGACACAGCTTGTGAAACTGTCCGGTGCTAGCCCTTGGATTGCCGAGCGGCTTACCCGTCACCCTGTATTGCTCGACGAGCTTCTCGATGTACGCACCCTCTACTCGCCACCGGAGCGGGCGGAGTTGGATGACGAGCTGCGTCAGCAGCTGCTGCGGGTGGCTGAGGACGATTTGGAACAGCAGATGGAAGTGCTGCGTAACTTCAAGCAGGCCCATCTGTTGCGGGTAGCGGCGTCGGAAGTCACCGAAGTATTGCCGTTGATGAAAGTGAGTGATTACCTGACTTGGCTGGCCGAAAGCATTCTTAACCAGGTGGTGATGTTGGCCTGGGAGCCGATGGTGGAGCGCCATGGCCGCCCATCACGCGATGATGGCCAGCCCTGTAGCCCGGATTTTGTGGTGGTGGGCTATGGCAAGCTGGGGGGCATTGAGCTGGGGCACAATTCCGATTTGGACCTGGTGTTTTTGCATGATGCCGCCAGTGGCGGCATGACTGACGGTGAAAAGCCCGTCTCCAACGAGCAGTTTTATGCCCGCCTGGGGCAGCGCATTGTGCATATCATTAGCACGCGGACCATGAGTGGCCAGCTTTATGAGGTGGATACTCGTTTGCGCCCGTCCGGCAGCGCCGGCTTGTTGGTCAGCTCCATGGATGCGTTTGAAAAATATCAGCGTAATGATGCGTGGACCTGGGAGCATCAAGCACTGGTTCGCGCGCGCGTGGTGGCTGGCTGCAACCGTGCCCGGGAACGCTTTAATGATATTCGCCATCAGGTGCTGTGTGATCCTCGCCCCAAAGACAAGCTTCGCGAGGACGTATTGGCCATGCGCAGCAAAATGGTCAATCACCTAGCCGATAAACGCTCGGACACTTTTCACCTCAAGCAGGATCCTGGTGGTATCGTTGATATCGAATTTATGGTGCAATACGGGGTTCTGAGATGGGCCTCCTCCCACGGTGAACTCACCCGCTTCACCGATAATGTGCGCTTGCTGGAAACACTGGCCGCACTGGACATTATGTCGGCTCAGGATGCCGGCCTGCTGCGGGAAGCCTACCTGGCTTACCGGTCCGCGGCTCATCGCGCCTCGTTGCGCAAAGAGAAATCCATTGTCGACGACACTCAATTCCGCGATTTGCGTGAAGGCGTGCGAACGATCTGGAAGCATTGGTTCGACCTGTAG
- a CDS encoding TIGR00153 family protein — protein sequence MSFGSSIAGLFGRSPIKPLQKHYDTVHDCARTLADFFAAVTTNDWDKARAARQRIADLENQADELKKEFRLSLPKSLFLPMPRTDLLELISVQDKVANKAKDISGLMLGRQMTIPPVLADVMQAYVQGAIDTSAQAQKAINELDELIETGFSGREIRMIEDLIEELDRLERANDDQQVTIRATLFKLETELSPVDVIFLYKIIEWVGDLADRAQKVGGRLQMLVAR from the coding sequence ATGTCCTTTGGAAGCTCCATTGCCGGCCTCTTCGGCCGCTCACCAATCAAGCCCCTGCAAAAACACTACGATACCGTCCACGACTGCGCACGCACGCTGGCGGACTTCTTCGCCGCCGTGACGACCAACGACTGGGACAAGGCACGCGCCGCTCGCCAGCGAATTGCCGACCTGGAAAACCAGGCCGACGAGCTGAAAAAAGAGTTCCGTCTCAGCCTGCCCAAAAGTCTATTTCTGCCCATGCCCCGCACCGATCTGCTCGAACTGATCAGCGTGCAGGACAAGGTCGCGAATAAGGCTAAGGATATTTCCGGGCTCATGCTTGGCCGGCAGATGACCATTCCTCCCGTTTTGGCCGACGTAATGCAAGCCTATGTACAAGGTGCCATCGACACCTCCGCCCAAGCCCAAAAAGCCATCAACGAACTGGATGAGCTTATCGAAACCGGCTTCAGTGGCCGTGAAATTCGCATGATAGAAGACCTGATCGAAGAACTGGACCGCCTGGAACGGGCCAACGACGATCAACAGGTCACCATTCGCGCCACACTGTTCAAGCTGGAAACCGAGCTATCACCAGTGGACGTCATCTTCCTCTACAAGATCATCGAATGGGTGGGCGATCTCGCCGATCGCGCCCAGAAAGTGGGCGGCCGCCTGCAGATGTTGGTCGCACGCTAG
- a CDS encoding lipopolysaccharide kinase InaA family protein has protein sequence MELNGNYIHPHWRLTLNGLGLNTIADWLALDKTLVDEPNQRGRGISQVFQANVVGAGGEPVTVYIKHQRNYVRRTVLHPITGQATLYQEYIALMRCWQAGVPVAEPLFFAVNSQGGNHEAMLVSINLAGFQSLDQIDLGALSPGRRFTLIRDVASVVRLLHERGLVHQNLYPKHIFVAWCEKQQRYDVRFIDMERCRPHYQRWQPRLRDLETLARRAKGFSARDRVRFLRAYLDRPLADSDGRSLVARMERKFKLRSA, from the coding sequence ATGGAATTGAATGGCAATTACATTCACCCCCACTGGCGATTGACGTTGAATGGGCTTGGTCTGAACACGATTGCGGATTGGTTGGCGTTAGACAAGACGCTGGTCGACGAGCCCAACCAGCGAGGGCGTGGGATCAGCCAAGTATTCCAGGCAAACGTGGTTGGGGCTGGAGGGGAACCGGTAACCGTTTATATCAAGCATCAGCGTAACTATGTGCGACGTACTGTGCTGCACCCCATCACCGGGCAAGCCACTTTGTATCAGGAATACATAGCCCTGATGCGTTGCTGGCAAGCGGGTGTGCCGGTAGCGGAGCCATTGTTTTTTGCTGTGAACTCGCAAGGTGGAAATCATGAAGCCATGTTGGTCAGCATTAACTTGGCTGGCTTTCAGAGCCTTGATCAAATCGATTTGGGTGCGTTATCCCCTGGGAGACGATTTACGTTAATACGTGATGTGGCCTCAGTGGTGCGCTTGCTTCATGAGCGTGGTTTGGTTCACCAGAATTTGTATCCCAAGCATATTTTTGTTGCTTGGTGTGAAAAACAGCAACGCTATGATGTGCGTTTCATTGATATGGAACGCTGTCGGCCTCACTACCAGCGCTGGCAGCCCCGTCTACGTGATCTGGAGACGTTGGCAAGACGAGCGAAAGGTTTTTCTGCCCGTGACAGGGTGCGGTTTTTAAGAGCGTATCTTGACCGACCGCTGGCAGATAGCGATGGGAGATCACTCGTTGCCCGCATGGAGCGTAAGTTCAAGTTAAGGAGCGCCTGA
- the waaC gene encoding lipopolysaccharide heptosyltransferase I yields MRLLLIKTSSMGDVIHALPALTDALVAFPSLKVDWVVEDSFADLAIRHPAVNTVIPCALRRWRKHPIKARRSGEWAAFNAAVQSNSYDAVIDAQGLLKSAFVTRLSRGPKYGFDKHSAREGLSARVLDHPLPVARGQHAIERVRQLFSQALNYPLADTAPDYGLPREHVPAPLSEPAELVFCHGTTWATKHYPEAFWRQLLELASGDGHRVHLPWGNDEEKARAERLAAGLERVCVLPKMGLDALTDKLLSWDAFIAVDTGLAHLAAAAGLPGVALYGPTDPVLTGVQGMRASSLAADFPCAPCVQGKCTYRGELGKGVEPPCFSSLKPKQVWQQLLRVAS; encoded by the coding sequence ATGCGTTTGCTTTTGATCAAGACCTCTTCCATGGGCGATGTGATTCATGCCTTGCCTGCATTGACTGATGCGCTAGTGGCCTTTCCCTCGTTAAAGGTGGATTGGGTTGTGGAAGACAGCTTTGCCGACCTGGCCATCCGCCATCCTGCGGTTAATACAGTTATTCCATGTGCCTTGCGCCGCTGGCGGAAGCACCCCATCAAGGCGCGTCGCTCCGGGGAGTGGGCTGCCTTTAATGCCGCCGTTCAGTCAAACTCCTATGATGCGGTAATTGATGCCCAAGGCTTGCTGAAAAGCGCGTTCGTTACGCGCCTCTCCCGTGGTCCAAAATACGGTTTTGATAAGCACTCTGCGCGTGAGGGGCTGTCGGCCAGGGTGCTGGATCATCCGCTGCCTGTGGCCCGTGGCCAGCACGCCATTGAGCGGGTTCGTCAGTTGTTTTCCCAGGCTCTGAATTACCCCCTTGCCGATACTGCGCCAGACTATGGGTTACCCCGTGAGCATGTGCCAGCGCCCTTGAGTGAGCCGGCAGAGCTGGTGTTCTGTCATGGCACGACTTGGGCCACCAAACATTATCCGGAAGCGTTCTGGCGCCAGCTTCTCGAGCTGGCCAGCGGCGACGGCCACCGTGTCCATTTGCCCTGGGGCAACGACGAAGAAAAAGCCCGCGCCGAGCGGCTGGCCGCCGGGCTGGAGCGCGTTTGTGTGCTGCCGAAGATGGGTCTGGATGCGCTGACCGACAAGTTGTTGAGCTGGGATGCCTTTATCGCCGTAGACACTGGCCTGGCGCATCTGGCTGCCGCTGCCGGCTTGCCGGGTGTGGCGCTTTATGGTCCAACGGACCCGGTGCTGACCGGTGTGCAAGGCATGCGTGCTTCGTCATTGGCGGCGGATTTTCCCTGCGCGCCCTGCGTGCAGGGAAAATGCACCTATCGGGGAGAGTTAGGCAAGGGGGTAGAACCTCCTTGCTTTAGCAGTCTCAAGCCAAAACAGGTCTGGCAGCAACTGTTACGGGTGGCCTCATGA
- a CDS encoding GspE/PulE family protein, translated as MKKVTVSAPGDAPKLDGLLVDVRWLMRELLDEGRVSQEDFNVISTTPREKKELNWHPIQVLAKYRLTDRTNTHQLLDVDFLTHWLSEKSGLPVYSIDPLKVHVDQVTNVMSYAFAERHGIVAVEVHRDKVVVACDQPFVRGWQPHLQQVLRDRELEVVLVNPEQMRRYRIEFYNLSRSIAGATGNTGQEMSGITNFEQLLEVGKGHHDADDQHIVNIVDWILQYAFSQRASDIHLEPRRETGKMRFRIDGVLHDVYELPAAIMAAVTSRLKILSRLNVAEKRKPQDGRLKTKSPEGDEIELRISTLPTAFGEKMVMRVFDPDVLVRSFEQLGFSKEDHDTWHQMTSHPHGIIFVTGPTGSGKTTTLYSTLKQLATSEVNVCTIEDPIEMVESSFNQMQIQANIDVDFAQGVKAMLRQDPDIIMIGEIRDLQTADMAIQAALTGHLVLSTLHTNDAPSSVTRLIDLGVAPYMISATVLGVMAQRLVRTLCPNCKTATETDPQAWEELVRPFKMKMPATLYQPVGCLECRGTGYRGRMGVYETMPLRTTLKNHITRGADLETLTRASLKEGMKPLRISGAIKVAKGLTTIEEVMRVTPSHDILMG; from the coding sequence GTGAAGAAAGTGACGGTTAGCGCTCCTGGGGATGCCCCCAAGCTGGACGGCCTTCTGGTTGATGTGCGCTGGTTGATGCGTGAATTGCTGGATGAAGGGCGCGTCAGTCAGGAGGACTTTAACGTGATCTCCACGACGCCGCGGGAAAAGAAAGAATTGAATTGGCACCCTATTCAGGTGCTGGCTAAGTACCGCCTTACCGATCGCACCAATACCCACCAGCTTTTGGATGTGGACTTTCTGACTCATTGGCTGTCAGAAAAAAGCGGCTTGCCGGTGTACAGCATTGATCCGCTTAAAGTGCATGTGGATCAGGTGACCAATGTAATGAGTTACGCCTTCGCTGAACGCCACGGTATTGTGGCGGTGGAGGTGCATCGCGATAAGGTGGTGGTGGCCTGCGACCAGCCGTTCGTGCGCGGCTGGCAGCCGCATTTGCAACAGGTGCTGCGCGATCGTGAGCTGGAAGTGGTGTTGGTTAATCCGGAGCAAATGCGCCGCTACCGGATTGAGTTCTATAACCTGAGCCGCTCCATTGCGGGGGCGACCGGCAACACCGGGCAGGAAATGTCGGGCATTACCAACTTCGAGCAGCTACTCGAAGTGGGCAAAGGGCACCACGATGCGGACGACCAGCATATCGTTAACATTGTGGACTGGATTCTGCAGTATGCGTTTTCCCAGCGCGCCAGCGATATCCACCTGGAGCCACGCCGGGAAACCGGCAAGATGCGCTTTCGCATTGATGGTGTGCTGCATGATGTGTATGAATTGCCGGCGGCCATTATGGCGGCGGTGACTAGCCGGCTAAAGATTCTTAGCCGTTTAAATGTGGCGGAAAAGCGTAAACCCCAGGATGGTCGCTTAAAGACCAAATCGCCGGAAGGGGATGAGATTGAGCTGCGGATTTCTACTCTGCCCACCGCGTTCGGTGAAAAGATGGTGATGCGGGTATTCGACCCGGATGTGTTGGTGCGTAGCTTCGAGCAATTGGGTTTTAGCAAGGAGGATCACGATACCTGGCACCAGATGACCAGCCACCCCCATGGCATTATTTTTGTCACCGGCCCCACCGGGTCGGGGAAAACCACCACGCTGTATTCTACGCTCAAGCAGTTGGCCACCAGCGAAGTGAATGTTTGCACCATCGAAGACCCCATCGAAATGGTGGAGTCCAGTTTTAACCAGATGCAAATTCAGGCCAATATTGATGTGGACTTTGCCCAAGGCGTGAAGGCCATGCTGCGCCAAGACCCGGATATCATCATGATTGGTGAGATTCGCGACTTGCAGACTGCGGACATGGCCATTCAGGCTGCCCTCACCGGCCACCTGGTGCTGTCGACCCTGCATACCAATGACGCGCCATCGTCCGTCACCCGGTTGATCGACCTAGGCGTGGCGCCTTATATGATTAGCGCCACGGTGCTGGGTGTGATGGCGCAACGGCTGGTGCGAACGCTGTGCCCGAACTGCAAGACGGCCACCGAAACCGACCCGCAAGCCTGGGAGGAGCTGGTTCGTCCTTTCAAGATGAAGATGCCGGCAACGCTGTATCAGCCGGTGGGTTGCTTGGAATGTCGAGGGACTGGGTATCGAGGCCGGATGGGGGTGTATGAAACCATGCCCCTGCGCACTACCCTGAAAAACCACATCACCCGTGGCGCCGACCTGGAAACCCTGACCCGGGCCTCACTCAAAGAAGGCATGAAACCCCTGCGAATCAGTGGCGCCATAAAAGTGGCCAAGGGGCTGACGACCATTGAAGAGGTTATGCGGGTGACGCCCTCCCACGATATTTTGATGGGGTAG